In Maylandia zebra isolate NMK-2024a linkage group LG12, Mzebra_GT3a, whole genome shotgun sequence, a single genomic region encodes these proteins:
- the LOC101468349 gene encoding dual specificity protein phosphatase 26 isoform X1 has protein sequence MSTEKAMSYTSKLPVWWNAEPPPRKLEIDLSSPGLAVFELEKLLYTGKAIISHADEVWPRLYIGDQHSAENQADLYKNHITHILNAAHSNRKGQPDIYEGMKITYMGVEAHDSCNYDMSVNFQAAADFIHRGLSRGGKVLVHCHVGVSRSATLVLAYLMLKQNLTLVEAICAVKESRGVIPNRGFLRQLIKLDEQLFGKHR, from the exons ATGTCGACAGAAAAAGCAATGTCCTATACATCAAAACTTCCTGTGTGGTGGAATGCAGAGCCGCCTCCGCGGAAATTGGAAATTGACCTGAGTTCACCTGGATTAGCTGTGTTTGAGTTGGAAAAACTCTTGTATACTGGCAAAGCCATAATCAGTCATGCAGATGAAGTGTGGCCTAGGCTGTACATTGGTGACCA ACACAGTGCAGAGAACCAGGCTGATTTGTACAAGAATCACATCACTCACATCCTGAACGCAGCTCACAGTAATCGTAAGGGACAACCAGATATCTATGAGGGAATGAAGATCACCTACATGGGCGTAGAGGCTCATGACTCCTGTAACTATGACATGAGTGTCAACTTCCAGGCAGCAGCAGACTTTATCCATAGAGGTCTGAGCAGAGGAG GCAAAGTGCTGGTCCACTGTCATGTAGGAGTGAGCCGCTCTGCCACCCTGGTCCTGGCTTACCTGATGCTGAAGCAGAACCTCACTCTCGTCGAGGCTATTTGTGCTGTGAAAGAGAGCCGTGGTGTGATTCCTAACCGAGGTTTCCTTCGACAGCTCATCAAACTGGACGAGCAGCTCTTTGGCAAACATCGCTGA
- the LOC101468349 gene encoding dual specificity protein phosphatase 26 isoform X2 — translation MSYTSKLPVWWNAEPPPRKLEIDLSSPGLAVFELEKLLYTGKAIISHADEVWPRLYIGDQHSAENQADLYKNHITHILNAAHSNRKGQPDIYEGMKITYMGVEAHDSCNYDMSVNFQAAADFIHRGLSRGGKVLVHCHVGVSRSATLVLAYLMLKQNLTLVEAICAVKESRGVIPNRGFLRQLIKLDEQLFGKHR, via the exons ATGTCCTATACATCAAAACTTCCTGTGTGGTGGAATGCAGAGCCGCCTCCGCGGAAATTGGAAATTGACCTGAGTTCACCTGGATTAGCTGTGTTTGAGTTGGAAAAACTCTTGTATACTGGCAAAGCCATAATCAGTCATGCAGATGAAGTGTGGCCTAGGCTGTACATTGGTGACCA ACACAGTGCAGAGAACCAGGCTGATTTGTACAAGAATCACATCACTCACATCCTGAACGCAGCTCACAGTAATCGTAAGGGACAACCAGATATCTATGAGGGAATGAAGATCACCTACATGGGCGTAGAGGCTCATGACTCCTGTAACTATGACATGAGTGTCAACTTCCAGGCAGCAGCAGACTTTATCCATAGAGGTCTGAGCAGAGGAG GCAAAGTGCTGGTCCACTGTCATGTAGGAGTGAGCCGCTCTGCCACCCTGGTCCTGGCTTACCTGATGCTGAAGCAGAACCTCACTCTCGTCGAGGCTATTTGTGCTGTGAAAGAGAGCCGTGGTGTGATTCCTAACCGAGGTTTCCTTCGACAGCTCATCAAACTGGACGAGCAGCTCTTTGGCAAACATCGCTGA
- the LOC101469342 gene encoding serine protease inhibitor A3K: protein MMHAALAIWILSAVFCMGRGHHHLGHADQDQETDSSLSQVSTANKEFAFRLYRKLAAHADFQGKNIFFSPVSISTALAALSVGARGETHQQLFSGLGFNSSQLMQADVDQSFRTLLQNAKSGDTSEGTAVFVDNRFKPQPEFLEVLKQSYFAEGFNVDFTQATESVNTINNYVETKTNGKIDKLVESLDVNTVMYLISYIYFKGKWETPFDPQGTTDDHFHAENVQVPVQMMNMKEDVDIYDDKLINTTVLHLPFNGTHSMLLMLPDNMATLENAISPGLVNKWLKWKKQRRYNIYVPKFSIKTSYKLNKVLTEMGMADMFRDSANLTGISEGHKLAVSEVVHQATLDVDEAGATAAAATGIGIVPYSLRIVPVLKFNRPFMVIITERNTENIVFMGKIINPNI, encoded by the exons ATGATGCATGCAGCCTTGGCTATCTGGATCTTATCAGCAGTGTTCTGCATGGGTAGAGGCCATCACCATTTGGGCCATGCCGATCAAGACCAAGAAACTGACAGCAGCCTCTCACAGGTGTCCACAGCAAACAAAGAGTTTGCCTTCCGTCTGTACAGAAAGTTAGCAGCTCATGCCGACTTTCAAGGCAAAAACATCTTCTTCTCACCAGTCAGTATTTCTACTGCCTTGGCTGCCTTGTCCGTAGGAGCTCGGGGGGAGACCCAccagcagcttttcagtggtctAGGTTTCAACAGTTCCCAGCTCATGCAAGCAGATGTAGATCAGTCCTTCCGTACGCTCCTGCAAAACGCAAAGAGTGGTGACACCAGTGAGGGGACTGCCGTGTTCGTGGACAACCGCTTTAAGCCGCAACCCGAGTTCCTGGAGGTGTTGAAGCAGTCCTATTTTGCCGAAGGGTTTAATGTTGACTTCACCCAAGCCACGGAGAGTGTCAATACCATCAACAATTATGTGGAGACCAAGACCAATGGGAAGATTGACAAGCTGGTTGAGAGCCTGGATGTAAACACAGTCATGTATCTCATCAGCTACATATACTTTAAAG GAAAGTGGGAGACTCCGTTCGATCCTCAGGGCACCACAGACGACCATTTCCATGCGGAGAACGTTCAG GTTCCAGTCCAGATGATGAATATGAAAGAGGATGTTGATATTTATGATGACAAGCTCATTAACACAACAGTCCTCCATCTCCCCTTCAACGGCACCCACTCCATGCTGCTGATGTTGCCTGATAATATGGCAACGCTGGAGAACGCCATTAGCCCGGGCCTGGTCAACAAATGGCTGAAATGGAAGAAGCAGAG GAGATACAACATATATGTGCCAAAGTTCTCCATCAAGACTTCCTACAAACTGAACAAAGTGCTGACTGAAATGGGAATGGCAGACATGTTTCGTGATAGTGCAAATCTGACCGGTATTTCAGAGGGGCATAAACTGGCAGTCTCAGAG GTGGTACACCAAGCCACCCTGGATGTTGATGAGgctggagccacagcagcagctgctaCAGGCATCGGTATCGTCCCCTACTCCCTCCGGATTGTCCCGGTCTTGAAGTTTAACCGCCCATTTATGGTCATCATCACTGAGCGTAACACAGAAAACATTGTTTTCATGGGAAAGATTATTAACCCAAACATCTGA